In methanogenic archaeon ISO4-H5, the following are encoded in one genomic region:
- a CDS encoding adhesin-like protein gives MDKRFWHADGSTRFGVTRILPVVLIISALSIIGAITISSSEEVEAAGAEITSGDYKYVTTSSSTVKLLAPVSNTLSNATIPATINYLGTEFSVTAIEEKAFYNSSSLATISIPHTIKTIGKDAFASCKYVTSLYYDAPSLSGTDYGYRFGEIGQSATSMTVTFGPHVVSIPDEMFRYSFSYSPKTSKITTITFEGNVKSIGNYAFFYCNSIKNISLPDSVETIGNYAFTNCTSLTTLKMSAGVTSIGNNAFEVCSSLKSVSLPSSLLTIGERAFNKCSALTSITIPENVTSMGVGAFLDTKNISSVYYNARELNDFKSYPYIFGTNTGQPVGSKITLHIGEGVKKIPAQLCYGSERIQTAIIPASVQTIGESAFYDVSSLTTVYLYGVPTLNKSCFAVGTYGSNKTVTVYSICESGFLDSYKTSQTTIKYVQMPHVSLDLVGHDLSSIPDGWAIRDDCLLKYFSYGQSVTIPTIEAIGYTCTGLNTTPAATMPNYTLLYSTKWEIKSFSVTFDSNGGTGSQIPIKTEYNQNVILPSTTTFTKTGLTFGGWSTSKNGTPISTINKISSDTKVYAIWKVTITFDSNGGTGYRSPIVTNVGSSYWVGTTNNYFSAPPGKTFAGWSLSPSGKTVSSITPTENTIVYATWKSYQSGSTPTPTPSPSTTKVTITVKEKTFNGAVYVSYSNIHGGTVTGGGSYNPGQSVQLKAVAKDNYRFVKWEEDGNTSPTRTVTADQSKTYTAVFESWNEAAQEIEDAGKTLGMLTIAGGVAIVLFGALVLVALFRRH, from the coding sequence ATGGATAAACGGTTCTGGCATGCTGACGGTTCAACTCGGTTTGGTGTGACACGCATATTACCAGTTGTGCTGATTATTTCTGCATTATCCATCATTGGTGCAATCACGATTTCATCTTCAGAAGAAGTCGAGGCAGCTGGAGCCGAAATAACCTCTGGTGACTACAAATACGTTACTACATCTAGTTCTACAGTCAAATTACTGGCTCCAGTTTCCAATACCCTGTCTAATGCTACAATTCCAGCTACAATAAACTACCTCGGTACAGAATTTTCTGTTACAGCAATCGAGGAAAAGGCATTTTACAATAGCTCATCATTAGCTACAATATCAATCCCACACACAATAAAAACAATTGGAAAAGATGCATTTGCATCTTGTAAATATGTTACTTCACTTTACTACGATGCGCCATCTCTTTCGGGTACAGATTATGGCTATAGATTTGGAGAAATTGGCCAAAGCGCAACATCAATGACTGTGACCTTCGGTCCCCACGTCGTTTCAATCCCAGATGAGATGTTCAGATACAGCTTCAGCTATAGTCCTAAAACCAGTAAGATTACTACCATCACATTTGAAGGAAATGTAAAAAGCATTGGCAATTACGCATTCTTTTATTGTAATTCAATTAAGAACATATCTCTGCCAGATTCTGTAGAAACTATAGGAAATTATGCCTTTACTAATTGTACCTCTTTAACTACATTAAAAATGTCCGCGGGCGTCACATCGATTGGGAATAACGCCTTCGAAGTATGCAGCTCTTTAAAATCGGTATCTCTTCCTTCATCTTTGCTGACAATAGGCGAGCGTGCTTTTAACAAATGTAGCGCACTGACATCTATCACTATCCCGGAAAATGTCACATCTATGGGCGTAGGAGCTTTTTTGGATACCAAGAATATCTCATCGGTGTATTATAATGCCAGAGAATTAAACGATTTTAAATCATATCCATACATTTTTGGAACCAACACCGGTCAACCAGTGGGATCTAAGATAACCCTACACATAGGAGAGGGAGTGAAAAAAATACCTGCACAGTTATGTTATGGGAGCGAGAGGATTCAAACTGCTATCATTCCTGCATCTGTTCAGACAATTGGTGAATCGGCGTTTTATGATGTATCCTCTTTAACAACAGTATATCTGTATGGGGTCCCCACACTTAATAAATCGTGTTTTGCAGTAGGAACATATGGTAGCAATAAAACAGTAACCGTATATTCCATCTGCGAAAGTGGTTTCTTAGATTCTTATAAAACTTCTCAAACAACAATCAAATATGTTCAAATGCCTCACGTATCTCTGGATTTAGTGGGCCACGACCTTTCATCTATTCCTGATGGGTGGGCAATACGCGATGATTGTTTATTGAAATATTTCTCCTACGGTCAATCGGTTACGATACCCACTATCGAGGCGATAGGCTATACTTGCACAGGCCTTAATACAACACCTGCCGCAACTATGCCCAACTATACGCTTCTTTATTCTACCAAATGGGAAATCAAATCGTTCAGCGTAACCTTTGATTCTAACGGCGGAACAGGGAGTCAAATACCTATAAAAACCGAGTATAATCAAAATGTAATCTTGCCCTCAACTACTACATTTACGAAAACAGGATTAACTTTCGGTGGATGGTCTACTTCAAAAAATGGCACTCCAATTTCAACTATCAATAAGATCAGCTCAGATACGAAAGTATACGCAATTTGGAAAGTAACAATTACCTTTGATTCTAACGGCGGAACAGGATATCGTTCACCAATTGTTACTAATGTCGGTAGTTCATACTGGGTAGGTACTACCAATAACTACTTTTCAGCACCTCCAGGAAAAACATTTGCAGGCTGGTCACTCTCACCTTCAGGAAAGACTGTGTCAAGTATTACACCTACTGAAAATACTATCGTGTATGCAACCTGGAAATCTTATCAATCCGGTTCTACACCCACCCCCACACCTTCTCCTAGTACAACAAAAGTTACAATAACCGTCAAGGAAAAAACATTCAATGGTGCAGTATACGTTAGTTATTCGAATATCCATGGCGGCACAGTTACAGGAGGAGGATCATATAATCCTGGACAGTCTGTACAATTAAAAGCCGTTGCCAAAGACAATTATCGGTTTGTAAAATGGGAAGAAGATGGTAATACCTCCCCTACACGCACAGTTACCGCAGATCAGTCTAAAACATATACAGCAGTTTTTGAATCATGGAATGAAGCCGCTCAGGAAATAGAAGACGCAGGTAAAACTCTTGGAATGCTGACAATTGCAGGTGGCGTAGCAATAGTTTTATTCGGAGCACTGGTATTAGTTGCATTATTCCGCAGACATTAA